The genomic interval ACACACGCGCAAGCCTTGCGCCGTTTGATAAAGCTGAACTCATGCAAAAAATGGGGTTTCAGATTGAAAAAGTAGTATAACAAACGTACCAATAAAATTAATCATCTTAATAATTAAGGCGCTATTATTAGCGCCTTTTTTCATCTTTTAAACCACCCGTTTTATACAACCACCAATTCAATTTTACCCAGTCCGTCAATTTGCGCCAGTACGCTATCGCCTTTGACCACCGCACCGACGCCTGCTGGCGTCCCTGTAAAAATCAAATCCCCTGCTTTGAGTTCAAAAAACTCGGATAAATTGGCAATGGTCTCTGCCACATTCCAGATTAACTGATTGATATTACCTTGTTGTTTGGGCGCGCCATTCACCGCCAATGAAATATTCGCTTGTTGTATCTCAGCAACGCTAGCAACGGGATAAATTTCGCCAATGGGTGCCGAATAGTCAAACGCCTTGCCAATCTCCCACGGACGACCGTTTTGCTTCATGGTGTTTTGCAAGTCACGGCGCGTCATATCGAGCCCCACGGCATAGCCAAAAATCAGCTCATGTGCCTGTGCTACACTCACATTGGCACCTGCTTTGCCAATCGCAACCACCAATTCTACTTCATAATGTAGCGCTTGCGTTTTAGTCGGATAAGGCAATTGGGCAACGCTATCGGGTCGAACTGCAATAATCGACTCGCTGTCACCGGCTTTACAAAAGAAAAATGGCGGCTCACGGTCTGGGTCACTGCCCATTTCTCGGGCGTGGTCGGCATAGTTGCGCCCCACGCAATACACGCGGCGGACAGGAAAGGTTTGCTCGGATTGATGGATGGGCAGTGCCACCACTTGGCTGGGTGGAAAAATGGTATTCATGGTGATTCTACTTGGTTGGTTGGGGTATCAGATGGCGGCTGGGTGATGGCGATATCAGTGACATGAGTGACATGTTTGTCATCTGCTAAATTGCTAGCAGGTTGCCACGCTTGCAAAAACTTATCATGGCGCAGGCTATTGTCTTGATTGGTGAACGATTGCAGATAGTCTCGGGTGGTGGATTCCCATTGCTCGCTTTGCTCAGCTGAAAATTGTCCCGTGAGTCGTTGGTAGCGCAAAAAAATCAGCCAAGTATTGAGCACATCACTTTCACAATAGGTGGTGAGTTTGTCCCACTCGTCAGCCTGCGCCATCGGTACCACATCATAGCCATCAATGTCTTGTTTACCGGCAAAACCGCACATAGAAGCCACGACATCGAGTTTTTGCGACGTGCTATTCATGGCAAGTTTCACCATCAAATCGGTATGACGGTCATGATACCGGTTGATATAGTTGTTGTATCTCATCTCACCGGTTTGGCTAAACAGCTTGGGCGCAGTCAAGCCATGCTGCAACGCCCGATACACCATAACCGGTATATCAAAGCCCTTGCCATTCCAGCTCACCAACAACGGATTTTTTTCGATGGCATTAAAAAAGGTTTGAATCATTTGCGCTTCGCTATGGTCAGCCAGCGACAGCGATTTGAGCGTCATTTTGCCACCCGCCACCCACAACACCGAAAGACAGGCGATTTGGTGCAAAGGCAGGGGCATAAAAGGATGCCCAACATCTTGCTCTCGCAGGGCCATGAGCTTGGTCATGGCATCGTTATCCGATAACCCAGCCAACTCAGGGTATAGCCGCTTGCCTGTGGCAACATCGGGTATGGTTTCGATATCAAATACTAAAATCGGCGCTGGCGTAGCCATAATACTTCCTTGTTAGTTTCTGCTTTCTGCTTTATGTTATTGGGTATTAAGCGTCATCTTTAACACCAAACAACCCGGTTGATAGATAACGATCACCACGGTCACAGACGATAAATGCAATCACCGCCTCCGGGTGTTCTTTAGCGATTTGGTACGCTGCCCACGCCGCACCACCGGATGAGACCCCCGCAAAAATCCCTTCTTCGCGAGCAAGCTTACGCATAAACACTTCCGCATCGTGCTGCTCGATGTCCATCACCCTATCCACCAAACTTGGCTCAAAAATCTTTGGCAAATAGGCGGCTGGCCATCGGCGAATCCCGGCGATATTAGCGCCTTCAGCGGGCTGTAAACCGATAATTTGCACGTTTGGGTTTTGTTCTTTTAGGTATTTCGACACGCCCATGATGGTGCCTGTGGTCCCCATTGAGCTAATAAAATGGGTAATCGTGCCATTTGTTTGCTGCCAAATCTCAGGACCTGTGGTCAGATAATGCGCTTGTTTGTTGTCAGGGTTGTTAAACTGGTCGAGTACGATGCCTTGGCCTTCTGCCTGCATTTGCTGGGCAAGGTCGCGTGCCGACTCCATGTTATCGACTTCAATCAATGTCGCCCCATACGCTGCCATCGCGTCTTTACGCTCTTGGGTAGAGTTGCTAGGCATAATCAGCGTCATCGCATAGCCGCGCATTGCTGCGACCATGGCAAGGGCGATGCCTGTATTGCCACTGGTGGCCTCAATGATGGTGTCGCCTGGCTTGATAGTGCCACGCAGTTCCGCTTGATAAAACATATTAAACGCAGGGCGGTCTTTCACTGAGCCCGCTGGATTGTTACCTTCAAGTTTGGCAAGCAGGGTGGCTGTGCCTTGGTCAGTTTGCGGTGCAAATCGCGCTAGCCTGACCAGTGGCGTATGTCCAATGCAGTCATTGAGCGTGCTGGTTTCGGTGATGAAATTATTATGGGTCATAAGACAACCTTAGTTTTTGGCCATGAACTTTTGATAATACGAGTTTTGAGCAGACGCAATTAGTCTATCTTATAGATTAGCTAGCGTTAATTAGTTTTTTTAACAGTAATTTTTTGGATTGCGCGCGTAGTTTAGCAAAATTCGTATCACCCGTCAGTGGCGAATCATGATTATTGTGCCAGTCATTTTTCAACCGCTACCCCATCTGATTTTATCTCGATTGTTTGCTAAGGTATACACTTGTCAAAAATTTACTTGCGACAAAAACCCCAGCGACACAAGCAAAATTGGCTAAAATCCTATAAAATGAAACGCTATACCCCAAAACCCTGATAAAAAATCTGATGCCTAAATTAGGCTGATGCAAGGCTAGCAATGTGAGCAAACGATTTCACTTGGATTTTTCCACCGCTTATGGACAGTTGATACTATTGGTGTTTTTGCCGATTAGCGCACTCGCGTTGACGGGTGGTTTTTTGGTGTTATCGGATACCAGCCGTGCTGCGCGTACCATTCAGCAATCAACCGCGGATAATTTGCTGGTGACTCTGCAGCCAGTCGCCGCTTCTATGCAGACGAATCTGCTTAAAATCAACCAAGCGCTATCTACAAATACGGCTCAGCCTAATAGCAATAATGGCTCAAGTAAAGATGGCTTAAATAAAGATAACTTAAACAAACACAGTGCAAATAAAGCTGAGCTGTCACCCAAAGAATTGGCGGCGCTACAAGCCAATGTGAAATTTGCCCTACAAAATGCCATCAACGACAAACACTTGCAAGGTGTGGCGATTGTCAACGAAAAAAGTAAAGTGTTGGTCAGTTTTGGGGATTTGTCACAACAGCCCAATCCGCGCTTGCTGCCTTTTTTGGGACGCCACCTGCAAGCGCAAAGCAATACACAGCAAACTTATTTGTTGACGCAGCTCAACACCCAATCCAACAGCCTGTTTAATAGCAAGGGTAGTAGCTTATTTGGTCGAAAATTGATACTCAGCCCGCCCGCCAATGCGCCTGCCCCACTACCGACGTTGTGGCTTATTGTCAATATTGATAATGAGCCGCTACAAGTGGCTCGCTATCAAGTGATGTTGGCGTTAGCGATTACCGGACTCTTTACTATTTTGCTGCTGCTATTGACCACCCACATATATGCTAGACGCTGGATTGCGCCGATTTATGAGATGCGGTTACATTTGCAGCGCACCAACGCCAACAACCTGTATAAACCGATGACCATCAATGCCAGTGGTGAAATCAACCAACTGCAACAAGATTTGGTCAAGACCTTAAGACGTCTGCATAAAAGTTTCCAAGAACTCAAAAATCACGCCGAACAGACCGAAGATGATTTGCGATTGGCTTTTGACGAGATGGAAATGCAAAACATCTCCATTCGCAATGCGCGTGATGCCGCGGTTTCAGCCAGTCAAACCAAATCGGCATTTTTAGCCAATATCAGTCACGAGTTACGCACCCCTCTTAACAGTATTGATGGGTTTATCAACCTATTATCCCGTCATGGCGGCTTAAATGCCGAGCAAGACTTGTACGTGCAAACGATTCGTAAGTCTTCAGCGCACCTATTAGCACTGGTCAATGACGTGCTTGATTTTTCTAAGATTGAAGCCGGTAAATTGGTACTGGATAGTCATGAATTTGACCTGTATGCCAGTATCTACGACGTGGTGGATATGCTATCGCCACTGGCGGCGGAGAAAGATTTACGCCTGGCGGTGTTCTTCTATGACGATGTGCCGCATTATCTGGTGGGGGATGCGTTACGCACCAAGCAAGTGTTGACCAATCTTGTTAACAACGCCATCAAATTTACCGATGATGGCGAGGTCATTGTGCGGGTCAGTCTGGATGATGACATCGATGATTTAATTCATATCAGTGTGCAAGACACAGGGCGCGGGATTTCGCCTGAGCATCAAAAAGTGCTGTTCCAAAGTTTTTCCCAAGGCGATCCTTCGATTACTCGCCAGTACGGCGGTACAGGGTTGGGATTGGTGATTTCAAAACAGCTTACCTATCTGATGGGCGGCAATATTGGTTTTTATGACAACGCCACTGAGCAGGGGGGTGATGCGGGCCAATCGCACAAAATCAAAGGCACGACGTTTTGGTTTACCTTGCCGATGACCATCAGTAACCAAGAACAGCAGCGGCTGCTTATCCATGACCCAATCTGGCAGTTACCCGCCATCGTCCCGCCAAAAACCGATGCCGGTTATGTGGCGGCTGATACCACTGCTGCGGTAAATATCTTGGTTTGGATTGACCATCCTGCAAGCTTACAAGTGTTAAAAGGCTCGCTGCGCGAATTGCCGATTGCCATTACTACCGCAAGTACGCTAGCAAGCCTACTTGAATCGCTCAAAGAAACAGGCAATCATTGGGATTGGGTCATCGTGGACAATGGTACCACTGAGGATACCACGTCGCTACTTAAACAAGTACGTTTACATTATGCCGGTAAATTGCTACTATTTGGCTATCAAGTCAATCTTGAGCCAGAATTGTTGTCGCGTTACCAAGCACAAGCCTTGTATCAGCCGCTCGATCGTCGCCAACTTTATCAGCTGCTCGATAGCAATTCTGCCAGCAGCCAAGAGCCCACACTGCCGCAGTGGCATGGCTTTACTGTGCTTGCCGTGGATGACCATCTGCCCAATTTATTGGTACTAGAAGCGTTATTGGCTGAGCTGAGCATTAATGTGGTGACGGTTAATAGTGGGTTTGATGCCATTGAATACATCACCACCCACCAGTCACAAAGCGATACCGCTGTGGATTTGATTTTTATGGATATTCAAATGCCAAGAATGTCAGGCAGTGAAGCCGCTATCCAAATCCGTAAGGTTGAAACGCAAGCAGGACATAAACATATCCCGATTATTGCCCTGACCGCGCATAGTCTATCCGATGAACGCGATACATTATTGGCGTCTGGGATTGATGACTATGTGGGCAAGCCAATCAGTCAAACCCAGTTATTGCAAATCCTGCAACGCTGGTTGGGTAAACACAGCACGTCCATATCCACTAATTTGACGTCTGATTTAACCGCTGATGTGACTTCTGACAAATCTGCTATCAACTCACCCATCTCGGCGCGCTCGATAGCGCCTATAGCGTCTGGGGCAAATCACCCGCGTACTGCACCTGCAACCCCCAAAGAGAGTGCGGTATTTGCTCATACACCATTAGCCGCCTCAGCGACTACCACCGATGACAATGCTAATCTGCCAAGCCTACCATCGGTCAGCAGTCAGCATAGCGCTGAATCACTAGCAAGTCTTGCTGTCATTGATTGGGATGATGCGGTGATGCGGGTAGCAGGCAAGCCTGATTTGGCAGCCAACTTGATTACCCTGCTGATTGAATCAATTGAGCAGGAAAAAAGTGACTTGCAGCAGGCTTGGCAGCGCCACGACAGGCAAGCCTTGTCCCACGTCGCGCATCGCATTTTAGGGGCGAGTCGTTATACCGGCGTACCACAGCTACGCCAAGCCAGTCAAAATCTTGAAGACAAGTGCTTGCTAAACATCAACAATAGCTCGCCTGCCCAGTTTGCCATTTTGGCACCTTATTATGAGCAAATGCTACAAGCGCTTGATAACTTGGCACAGGCTGATTTGAGTCAATTCCCTGCACTCAAATATGCCCAGCTCAAAGAAAACGACATGACTTGGAAGATGATTTGATGCCCATCACCACAATGCCGCCTAGGTTTGGCATACTTGCCATTTCACGTTACCTTTCTTAAACGTATCGTCCGATATCGCCTCTTGTGCCCAACCAACAAAATCAGTAAAGTGAGATTAATGATTGCAAATCTTCGCGTTCTTGCAACATTTTTTAAGTTTATTGGGTTGGTCAAATTTTAAGGATTCGTATGTCGGTTTTGTCGTTATCAAAAATATTGCCGGGTGTAGGGTTTTTACCATTTTCTCAGCGTGCTACTGCTGTGTCTTTAGCGCAGCGGATCAAAGCTGCAAACGATAACCTTGCGCCCGATGTGCGGTTGGAACTTAGCGGTGATGATAGCGTCATTGTTTGGCTGACACGGATTGACAAGCGCAATGCGTTAAGTTTTGCGTTGATGGATAAACTCATTGATTTAGCCCACCTGCTGGCCAGTTGGACGGACGTGCGGGCGGTGATTTTGGCAGGTGAAGGTAAAAGCTTTTCTACCGGCATTGATTTGGCGGATTTAAACAACCCAAAAAACCTAAAACAGGTCGCTTGGGAGCTTATTAAACCGTTTCAAAGTAAATTTCAAAAAGTGTGCCTTGTGTGGCGAGAACTGCCGATGCCTGTCATCAGTGTATTGCATGGACATTGCCTTGGCGCAGGACTACAGTTGGCACTGGCGACCGATATTCGTATCGCCACAGCGGATTGCCAATTTGCCATTATGGAAGCCAAATGGGGACTGGTGCCGGATATGGGACTGACACAGTCTGCGATGGGGGTGCTACGCGCGGACATCGCCAAGGAGTTAGCGATGACCGCACGGATTTTTGATGGGCAGCAGGCCTTTGACTACGGTGTGGTCAGCCATCTAAGCGACACGCCAATGGCAGTTGCGAAGTATTTGGTCGCAGAATTAAGCAGTCGCTCCCCCGATGCCGTCTTGGCGAGCAAACGCATCATCAATGCCATGTATCACACGCCTGCAACAACCTTGTATCAAGAAAAACTGTGGCAAATCAAATTACTGCTGGGACAAAACCGCAAGCTTGCCGTCAAAAAAGCCAAGGATGAAACCGTCAAATTTATTGGGCGTCAATTTAACTAATTTAACCCATGGCTTAATTGACCTTGGTGAGTGCCATCATGCTAAGACCCCTGTTCAAAC from Moraxella osloensis carries:
- a CDS encoding crotonase/enoyl-CoA hydratase family protein; protein product: MSVLSLSKILPGVGFLPFSQRATAVSLAQRIKAANDNLAPDVRLELSGDDSVIVWLTRIDKRNALSFALMDKLIDLAHLLASWTDVRAVILAGEGKSFSTGIDLADLNNPKNLKQVAWELIKPFQSKFQKVCLVWRELPMPVISVLHGHCLGAGLQLALATDIRIATADCQFAIMEAKWGLVPDMGLTQSAMGVLRADIAKELAMTARIFDGQQAFDYGVVSHLSDTPMAVAKYLVAELSSRSPDAVLASKRIINAMYHTPATTLYQEKLWQIKLLLGQNRKLAVKKAKDETVKFIGRQFN
- a CDS encoding 3'-5' exonuclease — protein: MATPAPILVFDIETIPDVATGKRLYPELAGLSDNDAMTKLMALREQDVGHPFMPLPLHQIACLSVLWVAGGKMTLKSLSLADHSEAQMIQTFFNAIEKNPLLVSWNGKGFDIPVMVYRALQHGLTAPKLFSQTGEMRYNNYINRYHDRHTDLMVKLAMNSTSQKLDVVASMCGFAGKQDIDGYDVVPMAQADEWDKLTTYCESDVLNTWLIFLRYQRLTGQFSAEQSEQWESTTRDYLQSFTNQDNSLRHDKFLQAWQPASNLADDKHVTHVTDIAITQPPSDTPTNQVESP
- the cysM gene encoding cysteine synthase CysM, which encodes MTHNNFITETSTLNDCIGHTPLVRLARFAPQTDQGTATLLAKLEGNNPAGSVKDRPAFNMFYQAELRGTIKPGDTIIEATSGNTGIALAMVAAMRGYAMTLIMPSNSTQERKDAMAAYGATLIEVDNMESARDLAQQMQAEGQGIVLDQFNNPDNKQAHYLTTGPEIWQQTNGTITHFISSMGTTGTIMGVSKYLKEQNPNVQIIGLQPAEGANIAGIRRWPAAYLPKIFEPSLVDRVMDIEQHDAEVFMRKLAREEGIFAGVSSGGAAWAAYQIAKEHPEAVIAFIVCDRGDRYLSTGLFGVKDDA
- a CDS encoding fumarylacetoacetate hydrolase family protein gives rise to the protein MNTIFPPSQVVALPIHQSEQTFPVRRVYCVGRNYADHAREMGSDPDREPPFFFCKAGDSESIIAVRPDSVAQLPYPTKTQALHYEVELVVAIGKAGANVSVAQAHELIFGYAVGLDMTRRDLQNTMKQNGRPWEIGKAFDYSAPIGEIYPVASVAEIQQANISLAVNGAPKQQGNINQLIWNVAETIANLSEFFELKAGDLIFTGTPAGVGAVVKGDSVLAQIDGLGKIELVVV
- a CDS encoding ATP-binding protein, coding for MSKRFHLDFSTAYGQLILLVFLPISALALTGGFLVLSDTSRAARTIQQSTADNLLVTLQPVAASMQTNLLKINQALSTNTAQPNSNNGSSKDGLNKDNLNKHSANKAELSPKELAALQANVKFALQNAINDKHLQGVAIVNEKSKVLVSFGDLSQQPNPRLLPFLGRHLQAQSNTQQTYLLTQLNTQSNSLFNSKGSSLFGRKLILSPPANAPAPLPTLWLIVNIDNEPLQVARYQVMLALAITGLFTILLLLLTTHIYARRWIAPIYEMRLHLQRTNANNLYKPMTINASGEINQLQQDLVKTLRRLHKSFQELKNHAEQTEDDLRLAFDEMEMQNISIRNARDAAVSASQTKSAFLANISHELRTPLNSIDGFINLLSRHGGLNAEQDLYVQTIRKSSAHLLALVNDVLDFSKIEAGKLVLDSHEFDLYASIYDVVDMLSPLAAEKDLRLAVFFYDDVPHYLVGDALRTKQVLTNLVNNAIKFTDDGEVIVRVSLDDDIDDLIHISVQDTGRGISPEHQKVLFQSFSQGDPSITRQYGGTGLGLVISKQLTYLMGGNIGFYDNATEQGGDAGQSHKIKGTTFWFTLPMTISNQEQQRLLIHDPIWQLPAIVPPKTDAGYVAADTTAAVNILVWIDHPASLQVLKGSLRELPIAITTASTLASLLESLKETGNHWDWVIVDNGTTEDTTSLLKQVRLHYAGKLLLFGYQVNLEPELLSRYQAQALYQPLDRRQLYQLLDSNSASSQEPTLPQWHGFTVLAVDDHLPNLLVLEALLAELSINVVTVNSGFDAIEYITTHQSQSDTAVDLIFMDIQMPRMSGSEAAIQIRKVETQAGHKHIPIIALTAHSLSDERDTLLASGIDDYVGKPISQTQLLQILQRWLGKHSTSISTNLTSDLTADVTSDKSAINSPISARSIAPIASGANHPRTAPATPKESAVFAHTPLAASATTTDDNANLPSLPSVSSQHSAESLASLAVIDWDDAVMRVAGKPDLAANLITLLIESIEQEKSDLQQAWQRHDRQALSHVAHRILGASRYTGVPQLRQASQNLEDKCLLNINNSSPAQFAILAPYYEQMLQALDNLAQADLSQFPALKYAQLKENDMTWKMI